A stretch of the Duncaniella dubosii genome encodes the following:
- a CDS encoding TolC family protein, whose protein sequence is MLRKFSIFLICLSPIGSFASDFDEVLSTVVGNNLTQKSILASDIASVAEMKAENTLEAPEFSYESLWGAKGIGDKRNFSISQSFDWPGVYAARSKAIKKSENAMQYLRESSLLETRMEVRLALIDMINIRQRIATTRKICDGLSSMVAYYKKAAEEGQETRLDYNKAVIEHVNAVRELKTLMSDSAVIASSLQSMNGGHDVAPLIIKLGVEYPHRSLESLRPDRETLRAKDPAVAASRAAVEAQKELVKVEKRSLYPGFSVAYLHEWEMGDNFNGFSVSITLPFLTGRSKTKAASLRLDAQRLDEEMSLIKIASELQGEYDVACELRELLREYRGVINDDSNIELLRKALDSGQINFLTYMQELNYFLSARRDFLEAHYRYHIAVARLQRYE, encoded by the coding sequence ATGCTCCGAAAATTCAGCATTTTTCTAATCTGTCTCTCCCCTATAGGTAGTTTCGCTTCTGATTTTGACGAAGTTCTGTCCACTGTGGTTGGCAATAATCTGACTCAAAAATCTATTTTGGCCTCGGATATCGCTTCTGTCGCTGAAATGAAGGCCGAGAATACTCTCGAAGCTCCCGAGTTTTCTTACGAAAGTCTATGGGGAGCAAAAGGGATCGGTGATAAACGCAACTTTTCAATTTCGCAGTCATTTGACTGGCCCGGCGTTTATGCTGCCCGAAGCAAGGCCATAAAAAAATCGGAAAATGCCATGCAATATCTGCGTGAATCAAGTCTTCTTGAAACACGCATGGAAGTGCGTCTGGCTTTGATTGACATGATTAACATCCGTCAGCGCATAGCGACAACACGGAAAATTTGCGATGGCCTTTCATCGATGGTGGCATATTATAAAAAAGCGGCCGAAGAAGGACAGGAAACACGCCTTGATTATAACAAGGCTGTAATAGAACATGTGAATGCTGTCCGCGAACTGAAGACGCTCATGTCTGATTCGGCTGTTATTGCTTCTTCGCTCCAGTCTATGAACGGTGGGCACGATGTAGCACCTCTGATAATTAAACTTGGAGTGGAATATCCTCACAGATCGCTTGAGTCCCTGCGCCCGGACCGGGAGACCCTTCGTGCAAAAGATCCTGCTGTAGCTGCATCGCGAGCAGCAGTCGAAGCGCAGAAAGAACTCGTCAAAGTGGAAAAACGGTCTCTGTATCCCGGATTTTCCGTAGCATATCTCCACGAATGGGAAATGGGCGATAATTTCAACGGCTTCTCTGTGTCAATTACTCTGCCGTTTCTCACAGGTCGGTCCAAGACAAAGGCAGCATCACTCAGACTCGATGCCCAGCGTCTTGACGAAGAAATGTCATTAATCAAGATTGCATCTGAACTTCAGGGAGAATATGATGTGGCCTGTGAACTTCGTGAACTCTTGAGAGAATACCGGGGAGTTATAAACGATGACTCAAATATCGAACTTCTGCGTAAGGCTTTGGATTCAGGACAGATCAACTTTCTGACCTATATGCAGGAGCTGAATTATTTTCTTTCGGCTCGTCGTGATTTTCTTGAAGCGCATTATCGTTATCATATAGCGGTTGCGCGTCTTCAGCGTTACGAATAA
- a CDS encoding PH domain-containing protein — translation MKSKVRFSAYCVIVTVAVVALFLIGIVATRHQSDKCIGLSVIAVVTTLAGLFYCPMSVSTDSNSVKIHRLLSGCKTFKYSDIEAVDTCYPSAGGLRLCGSGGFFGYWGYFSDILIGQYFGYYADRRQCLYIKLKNKKQYVISCENHIEIVKTIQRSLK, via the coding sequence ATGAAAAGCAAAGTTCGGTTCAGCGCCTACTGTGTTATCGTAACAGTCGCGGTGGTTGCACTATTCTTAATTGGAATAGTTGCAACACGTCATCAATCCGATAAATGTATAGGGTTGAGTGTAATTGCAGTTGTCACTACGCTTGCTGGTCTATTCTACTGCCCGATGAGTGTGAGCACAGATTCCAACTCTGTTAAAATTCACCGACTGCTATCGGGATGCAAGACGTTCAAGTATTCAGATATTGAGGCCGTCGATACTTGCTATCCATCAGCAGGTGGATTAAGGCTATGTGGAAGTGGCGGATTCTTCGGTTACTGGGGCTATTTCAGCGATATTCTCATCGGTCAATATTTTGGTTACTATGCAGACAGAAGACAATGTCTATACATTAAATTGAAAAATAAAAAGCAATATGTAATCAGTTGTGAAAACCATATAGAAATTGTAAAGACCATTCAGAGGAGTTTGAAATAA
- the tnpB gene encoding IS66 family insertion sequence element accessory protein TnpB (TnpB, as the term is used for proteins encoded by IS66 family insertion elements, is considered an accessory protein, since TnpC, encoded by a neighboring gene, is a DDE family transposase.): MWSLEADMRLWVCRQPVSMRYGIRGLAQMVWSWKGHSPASGDVYVFFSKDRKTMKALKWDGDGFLMYTKRLSRGRFREVLKKGDDGVRRLQWDDFYMLMRGLTPVKVMVENRFRMAVK; the protein is encoded by the coding sequence ATGTGGAGTCTTGAGGCGGATATGCGGCTCTGGGTATGCCGGCAGCCGGTATCGATGCGCTACGGCATCCGGGGTCTGGCCCAGATGGTGTGGTCGTGGAAGGGGCATTCTCCGGCATCGGGCGATGTGTATGTGTTTTTCTCAAAGGACCGCAAGACCATGAAGGCGTTGAAATGGGATGGCGACGGATTTTTGATGTACACAAAAAGACTGTCGCGAGGCCGTTTCCGGGAGGTGCTCAAAAAGGGCGATGACGGCGTGCGCAGGCTCCAATGGGACGATTTCTATATGCTGATGAGGGGCCTCACGCCTGTGAAGGTGATGGTCGAAAATCGCTTCAGAATGGCCGTAAAATAA
- a CDS encoding nitroreductase family protein, with protein sequence MDTLNYFSTRRTIRRYEPSRTVSIELIDKMLEDAARAANTGNMQTYSVIVSTDPEEIARLSPAHFNQPAITGAKAVLTFCIDFNRFNHWCRINSTEPGLNNLQGFTWGVIDTSIFAQQFVTIAEMNGLGTCYLGTTTYNAGQIAETLGLPSDVVPVITVTVGYPAESPELQERLPIGAIVHHSRYVNPSDDELREVYSEKENLESSKQFVKENNKENLAQVFAEVRYPRAANEQFSRVYKEYLKNQGIAL encoded by the coding sequence ATGGATACTTTGAATTATTTCTCAACACGCCGTACAATCCGCAGATATGAACCATCGCGTACTGTCAGCATAGAACTTATTGATAAAATGCTTGAAGATGCCGCACGTGCTGCGAATACAGGCAATATGCAGACCTATTCTGTAATAGTGTCAACCGATCCTGAAGAAATCGCCCGGTTGTCCCCGGCCCATTTCAATCAGCCGGCCATCACAGGAGCAAAAGCAGTGCTGACATTCTGCATCGACTTCAACCGATTCAACCATTGGTGTCGCATTAACAGCACAGAGCCGGGGCTAAATAATCTTCAAGGTTTCACATGGGGGGTAATAGACACTTCTATTTTCGCCCAACAGTTTGTAACCATTGCTGAAATGAACGGTCTCGGCACATGTTACCTCGGTACTACAACCTATAACGCCGGGCAGATCGCCGAAACACTCGGATTGCCATCCGACGTAGTGCCGGTTATAACTGTTACGGTAGGCTATCCAGCAGAATCGCCGGAATTGCAGGAACGATTACCCATCGGAGCAATTGTACACCACAGCAGATATGTAAATCCGTCAGATGACGAACTGCGTGAAGTTTATTCAGAAAAAGAGAATCTTGAAAGTTCAAAACAATTTGTCAAAGAGAACAATAAGGAAAACCTCGCGCAGGTGTTTGCCGAAGTCCGCTACCCGCGAGCAGCCAACGAACAATTTTCACGTGTATATAAAGAATATCTCAAAAATCAGGGTATAGCATTATAG
- a CDS encoding adenosylcobalamin-dependent ribonucleoside-diphosphate reductase has product MERKRYTFEEAYEASVKYFGGDELAARVWVSKYALKDSEGNIYELTPSDMHHRIASELARIEAHYPNPMSEKDIYSLLDNFDYIVPQGSPMAGIGNNFQTGSLSNCFVIGLDGHPDSYGSIIKIDEEQVQLMKRRGGVGHDMSDLRPKGTPVKNSALTSTGLVPFMERYSNSTREVAQDGRRGALMLTVAIKHPDSERFIDAKLEQGKITGANVSVKIDDEFMRCVEEERPYTCQFPLDSNDPEVKTDIDAKALWGKIVYNAWKSAEPGVLFWDTILRESLPDCYADLGFQTVSTNPCGEIPLCPYDSCRLLAINLYSYVKNPFTPEAYFDFDLFREHVAKAQRLMDDIIDLEMEKIDTIIEKIKADPENMEVKETELNLWFKIKAKTLKGRRTGLGTTGEGDMIAALGLRYGTPEATEKSVEVHRALALAAFGSSVQMAKERGAFEVFDAARERNNPYICRLREVAPELVADMEKHGRRNIACLTIAPTGTTSLMTRTSSGIEPVFMPVYKRRRKVNANDVDVHVDFVDESGDAFEEYIVYHPKFLEWMRISGIEQRRDFTQAELDELVSRSPYNKATANDIDWLEKVKMQGAVQKWVDHSISVTINLPSDTPVELVDRLYMEAWKAGCKGCTIYRDGCRSGVLISVGENKKKDREKAGEEKDENSADEVKSTSGAADMPAPMSKVKRPIELEADVVRFQNNKEKWIAFVGLKNGQPYEIFTGLADDDDGIFCPKSVSKGKIIKATDDKGNKRYDFQFINKRGYKTTIEGLSDKFNPEYWNYAKLISGVLRYGMPIDQVIKLVNGLELDSQSINTWKMGVERALKKYLPSGTPAGGQKCPNCGQETLIYQEGCLICTSCGSSRCG; this is encoded by the coding sequence ATGGAAAGAAAAAGATACACATTCGAGGAGGCATACGAAGCTTCGGTCAAATATTTTGGTGGTGATGAACTCGCTGCCAGAGTGTGGGTTAGCAAGTATGCCCTTAAGGATTCAGAAGGAAATATCTACGAACTGACCCCTTCCGACATGCACCACCGCATTGCATCGGAACTTGCAAGAATTGAAGCGCATTATCCTAATCCTATGAGTGAGAAGGATATCTACAGCCTTCTTGACAATTTCGATTACATTGTACCGCAAGGAAGCCCGATGGCCGGTATAGGTAATAACTTCCAGACCGGCTCTCTTTCAAACTGCTTCGTTATCGGTCTTGACGGACATCCTGACTCCTATGGCAGTATTATCAAGATTGACGAGGAACAGGTGCAGCTTATGAAGCGTCGTGGCGGTGTCGGTCATGACATGAGTGATCTCCGTCCGAAAGGAACTCCTGTCAAGAATTCAGCTTTGACATCTACGGGGCTTGTTCCGTTCATGGAACGCTATTCCAATTCAACCCGCGAGGTGGCACAGGATGGGCGTCGCGGAGCGTTGATGCTGACTGTAGCAATTAAACATCCGGATTCAGAACGGTTTATCGATGCGAAACTGGAACAAGGAAAAATCACCGGTGCGAATGTCTCTGTCAAAATTGACGATGAATTCATGCGCTGTGTCGAAGAAGAACGTCCTTACACATGCCAGTTCCCGCTTGACAGCAATGATCCGGAAGTAAAGACCGACATAGACGCGAAAGCTCTTTGGGGAAAGATTGTCTACAACGCATGGAAATCGGCCGAACCCGGAGTGCTTTTCTGGGACACTATTCTGCGTGAATCTCTTCCGGACTGCTATGCTGATCTTGGCTTTCAGACTGTATCGACAAACCCATGCGGTGAAATCCCTCTGTGCCCCTACGATAGTTGCCGTCTGCTTGCAATCAACCTTTACTCTTATGTGAAAAATCCGTTTACACCGGAAGCTTATTTCGATTTCGATCTGTTCCGTGAGCATGTCGCCAAAGCTCAGCGTCTGATGGACGACATTATAGACCTCGAAATGGAAAAGATAGATACTATAATAGAGAAAATAAAAGCTGATCCGGAAAATATGGAGGTTAAGGAAACGGAACTTAACCTGTGGTTTAAAATCAAGGCAAAGACGCTCAAGGGACGTCGCACCGGACTCGGAACAACTGGTGAAGGCGACATGATTGCTGCGCTCGGTTTGCGTTACGGCACACCTGAGGCGACTGAGAAATCTGTGGAGGTTCACCGAGCACTTGCTCTTGCGGCTTTCGGCTCATCGGTTCAGATGGCAAAGGAACGCGGAGCGTTTGAAGTATTCGATGCCGCCCGCGAACGAAATAATCCATACATCTGCCGCTTGCGCGAAGTCGCTCCTGAGCTCGTAGCTGATATGGAGAAGCATGGTCGCCGTAACATTGCGTGTCTGACAATTGCTCCGACCGGTACTACGTCACTCATGACCCGTACTTCTTCCGGCATTGAGCCGGTGTTTATGCCTGTATATAAGCGACGCCGCAAAGTGAATGCCAACGACGTTGACGTTCATGTGGATTTTGTGGATGAATCGGGAGATGCTTTCGAGGAGTATATTGTCTATCATCCTAAATTCCTTGAATGGATGCGGATCAGCGGGATTGAACAGCGTCGCGATTTCACACAGGCAGAACTCGATGAACTCGTGTCCAGATCGCCTTACAACAAAGCGACAGCCAATGATATTGACTGGCTTGAAAAAGTGAAGATGCAGGGAGCTGTACAGAAATGGGTTGATCATTCAATCTCAGTAACAATCAATCTGCCCTCGGATACACCTGTCGAACTTGTTGACCGTCTGTATATGGAAGCATGGAAAGCCGGATGCAAAGGATGTACCATCTATCGCGACGGATGTCGGTCGGGAGTATTGATTTCTGTTGGCGAAAACAAGAAAAAGGATCGCGAAAAGGCCGGAGAGGAAAAAGATGAGAATTCTGCCGACGAAGTGAAATCAACATCGGGCGCAGCTGATATGCCGGCTCCGATGTCAAAGGTAAAACGACCGATAGAGCTTGAGGCTGATGTGGTACGTTTCCAGAACAACAAGGAAAAGTGGATTGCGTTTGTCGGTTTGAAAAACGGTCAGCCTTATGAGATTTTCACCGGTCTTGCCGATGATGACGACGGTATTTTCTGTCCTAAATCAGTGTCAAAGGGTAAGATTATCAAGGCCACCGATGACAAGGGCAACAAACGGTATGATTTCCAGTTTATCAACAAACGTGGCTACAAGACTACCATCGAAGGACTCTCCGATAAATTTAATCCTGAATATTGGAACTACGCAAAACTTATTTCAGGTGTATTGCGCTACGGCATGCCGATTGATCAGGTAATCAAGCTTGTAAACGGTCTTGAACTGGACTCTCAGTCAATCAACACATGGAAGATGGGCGTTGAAAGAGCCTTAAAGAAATATCTGCCATCAGGAACTCCTGCAGGCGGACAGAAGTGCCCGAATTGCGGACAGGAAACCCTCATCTATCAGGAAGGTTGCCTTATATGCACATCCTGCGGTTCATCCCGCTGTGGATAA
- a CDS encoding efflux RND transporter permease subunit has product MLNRIIKFSLDNRIAVIVMSIVLLIYGMIVLLRTEVDIFPDLNAPTVVVMTEAPGMAPEEIEKVITYPVETAVNGASGVRRVRSASAPGLSSVWVEFDWGTDVYLARQIVSEKLSEIESDLPPNVGKPTLGPQSSILGEILIIGLTADSLTTQEELRTIADRQIRPRLLSLSGVASVSVIGGDAREYQILLHPSAMRRFGVGLQEVRDAVGQMNANASGGVIYEHGNEYIIKGDISTGNVDDLSNSLVRTADGTTIRLSDIATIKVGAAEPRLGAASLNSQPAVLVTVTKQPAVGTINLTDEIESSLSQIRSTLPADVKVNTDIFRQSDFISTSIGNLQESLFIGAIFVIVVLFFFLMNLRTTVISLVALPLSIIVTVLVLHFLGLTINTMSLGGIAIAIGSLVDDAIVDVENVYKRLRERHRSGESVLTIVYDASKEVRLPIFNSSLIIMASFLPLFFLDGMEGKMLKPLGISFIVALVASTIVALTVTPVLCSFLLGSKKAMKALDREPKFARALRVAYEKALSWSLGHAKLIFISTAILFAISVGIFFTLGRSFLPSFNEGSLTINVSALPGISLEESDRLGREAEKIILSMPEIELTARKTGRAELDEHSLGVNVSEIEAPYTLDNGRSRNELLADLRHKLSHLPGVNIEIGQPISHRIDAMLSGTEAQIAIKLFGDDLAKLYNIGNRIKHLISDVPGVVDVNIEQQVERPQLDIRPKRDMLVYYGVTIGEFADFINVALAGEKVSQVYENGFPYDLTLRMAPDSRSSIDDISDLMIDTSKGKVPLSELAEIVSATGPNTINRENVSRRIVISANVSERDLRGTVDDIRKEIESDISLPEGYFITYGGQFENEAKASATLALVSIVALIVIFLLLYGQYHSVSQSLVILLNMPLAIIGGVILLRVTGGELNIPAIIGFISLLGITTRNGMLLMSRYDQLRAEGMVLRERVMLGSSDRLNPILMTALSSALALIPLAVNGDKPGNEIQSPLAIVILGGLLTSTVLNIFIVPLVYRYINRKENTNN; this is encoded by the coding sequence ATGCTCAACAGAATCATAAAATTCTCACTTGACAACAGAATTGCTGTCATAGTGATGTCAATCGTTCTGCTGATTTATGGAATGATTGTGCTTTTGCGTACCGAGGTCGACATATTTCCCGATCTTAATGCTCCGACTGTAGTTGTGATGACCGAAGCTCCGGGGATGGCTCCCGAAGAGATTGAGAAGGTTATAACTTATCCGGTCGAGACGGCTGTCAATGGAGCGAGCGGTGTCCGTCGCGTACGTTCGGCTTCTGCTCCGGGCCTGTCATCGGTATGGGTTGAATTTGACTGGGGTACAGATGTCTATCTTGCCCGACAGATTGTATCGGAAAAACTTTCGGAAATAGAGAGTGATTTACCTCCTAATGTCGGGAAACCGACCCTTGGACCTCAATCCTCGATACTCGGCGAAATTCTGATTATTGGCCTCACGGCAGACTCGCTTACTACACAGGAGGAGTTACGGACCATAGCCGACCGCCAAATCAGGCCACGTCTGCTGTCTCTGTCTGGTGTCGCCTCCGTCAGTGTTATCGGAGGTGACGCCCGTGAATATCAGATATTGCTTCATCCTTCAGCGATGCGACGCTTCGGAGTCGGTTTGCAGGAGGTTCGCGATGCCGTAGGGCAAATGAATGCCAACGCGTCTGGAGGTGTGATTTATGAACACGGAAATGAATATATCATAAAAGGTGACATATCTACCGGGAATGTGGATGACTTGAGTAATTCCCTTGTCCGTACGGCCGATGGAACTACCATACGTCTTTCTGACATAGCGACTATCAAAGTCGGCGCTGCCGAACCACGTCTGGGGGCTGCATCTCTCAATTCGCAGCCAGCCGTCCTCGTGACCGTTACAAAACAGCCGGCTGTCGGCACAATCAACCTGACAGATGAAATCGAATCGAGTCTGTCGCAGATTCGCTCGACGCTGCCTGCAGACGTTAAAGTGAACACCGATATTTTCCGCCAGTCAGATTTCATATCCACGTCTATCGGAAATCTTCAGGAGTCTCTTTTCATCGGAGCGATTTTTGTGATTGTTGTGCTGTTCTTCTTCCTTATGAACCTGCGCACAACCGTCATTTCGCTTGTGGCACTTCCTCTGTCGATCATAGTGACAGTTCTTGTGCTGCATTTCCTCGGTCTGACCATAAACACTATGAGTCTCGGAGGTATAGCAATAGCGATTGGCTCGCTTGTAGATGATGCGATAGTCGATGTTGAGAATGTCTATAAACGATTGCGCGAGCGCCATCGCAGTGGCGAATCTGTGCTTACGATTGTCTACGATGCCTCTAAGGAGGTTCGTCTGCCGATTTTTAATTCTTCGCTCATTATCATGGCCAGCTTCCTCCCACTTTTCTTCCTTGACGGAATGGAGGGAAAGATGTTGAAGCCATTAGGAATTTCATTTATAGTCGCATTGGTCGCGTCCACAATCGTGGCGCTTACAGTGACACCAGTTCTCTGTTCATTCCTGCTCGGAAGCAAAAAAGCGATGAAAGCTCTTGACCGAGAACCGAAATTTGCGCGGGCACTCCGTGTCGCATACGAAAAGGCTCTTTCATGGTCGCTCGGTCATGCAAAACTGATTTTTATTTCGACTGCGATTCTTTTTGCCATATCAGTCGGCATTTTCTTCACGCTCGGCCGAAGTTTCCTGCCATCATTCAACGAGGGATCTTTGACCATCAACGTGAGCGCTTTGCCAGGCATATCGCTCGAAGAAAGCGACAGGCTTGGACGAGAAGCTGAAAAAATTATCCTCTCGATGCCTGAAATAGAACTCACGGCCCGAAAGACAGGCCGTGCGGAACTTGACGAGCATTCTCTTGGTGTGAATGTCTCTGAAATTGAAGCTCCATATACCCTTGACAACGGCCGTTCGCGCAATGAGCTGCTTGCCGACCTTCGCCATAAGCTCTCACATCTGCCGGGAGTCAATATAGAGATAGGACAACCTATTTCCCATCGCATTGACGCTATGCTTTCCGGCACTGAGGCTCAGATCGCAATAAAGCTTTTTGGCGATGATCTTGCCAAACTATATAATATCGGCAATCGGATAAAACATCTCATTTCGGATGTGCCCGGTGTTGTTGATGTCAATATCGAGCAGCAGGTAGAACGCCCGCAGCTCGACATTCGTCCGAAACGCGACATGCTTGTCTACTATGGTGTCACCATAGGCGAATTTGCCGATTTCATCAATGTGGCGCTTGCCGGCGAAAAGGTGTCGCAGGTCTATGAAAATGGATTTCCTTATGACCTGACACTCCGTATGGCTCCTGACAGCCGAAGCTCGATAGATGACATCTCCGACCTCATGATTGATACATCCAAGGGTAAAGTCCCTCTCAGTGAACTTGCGGAAATTGTTTCCGCTACCGGTCCTAACACAATCAACCGAGAGAATGTCAGTCGTAGAATCGTCATCTCCGCCAATGTCTCCGAACGAGATCTTCGAGGCACTGTCGATGATATCCGAAAGGAAATAGAATCCGACATTTCGCTTCCGGAAGGCTATTTCATTACTTATGGCGGTCAATTTGAAAATGAGGCCAAGGCTTCTGCAACGCTCGCTCTTGTGTCGATCGTCGCACTGATTGTCATATTTTTGCTTCTTTACGGGCAGTATCATAGCGTCAGCCAGTCGCTCGTTATCCTTCTGAACATGCCTTTGGCTATTATCGGAGGCGTAATTTTGCTGCGAGTGACCGGCGGTGAACTCAATATTCCGGCTATCATAGGTTTCATCTCATTACTCGGAATCACGACGCGCAACGGCATGCTTCTCATGTCGCGTTATGATCAGCTGCGTGCTGAAGGCATGGTGCTGCGTGAGCGTGTCATGCTCGGGTCTTCCGACCGTCTCAACCCGATTCTGATGACAGCGCTAAGTTCGGCTCTCGCTTTGATTCCGCTGGCTGTCAACGGGGATAAACCCGGTAATGAGATCCAGTCTCCTCTGGCTATTGTCATTCTTGGAGGATTGCTGACATCAACCGTCCTCAATATCTTTATCGTACCTCTTGTTTATCGCTATATCAACCGAAAAGAAAATACGAATAATTAA
- the tnpC gene encoding IS66 family transposase — MKKNELIEFLQRQIEFLQGRLDEALASVSSLTLSNEKLQSTNEKLVATVDELRKQMASMEEAMKGKSAELSKEKAARQAVQRLQGSPSERQKKPVTTPATSETRQQKPEKKRTNNGAKRKTHPECEVETIIVEPDSPDFNPEAATFIGECDVVRYVMEPMRFKKIIYKVRKYVQDEKIYKGSAPATPLLNSQYTSSFIAGLAELRYLHCMPLENAVEYFRAHGFDLDKGTAQKLVSKVRVHLENLYKALGQAIVADNYICGDETYQKVRLQVATPSGRKIKKGYIWVFVGMTTGLVYFFYDDGSRSAEVFEQHIKGFNGAFQCDYYSGYRHIGIGGMSGIKRLPCLQHIKRKFLDLKDNPKAQEIAKLFGLLYHFEHQHRIGKDGWTAGKHLEWRQRYSKVMLEKIRMRLTAVKDRIGVPPDDPLLAATEHALKQWDEIPRIFASPTYRLDNNEVERINRYISLTRRRLTIGSHSGAEAAALYHSLAITCHRCGVNVFDYFCDIIDRCAAWPPNTPIEKYRDLLPDRWKLSQK; from the coding sequence ATGAAAAAGAACGAGTTGATAGAGTTTCTGCAACGTCAGATCGAGTTCCTTCAAGGGCGGCTCGACGAGGCGTTGGCCTCTGTCAGCTCGCTTACTTTATCCAATGAAAAGCTGCAGTCGACCAACGAGAAGCTTGTGGCGACTGTAGATGAACTGCGCAAGCAAATGGCCTCAATGGAGGAGGCTATGAAAGGCAAAAGTGCGGAACTGAGCAAAGAGAAAGCCGCGCGTCAGGCAGTGCAGCGTCTGCAGGGCTCGCCGTCGGAGCGTCAGAAGAAACCGGTGACGACTCCTGCCACATCCGAAACTCGACAGCAGAAGCCAGAGAAGAAACGTACCAACAACGGCGCCAAAAGGAAGACGCATCCGGAGTGTGAGGTGGAGACCATTATAGTGGAGCCTGACAGTCCGGACTTCAATCCCGAGGCGGCGACGTTTATCGGCGAGTGCGATGTCGTGCGCTACGTCATGGAGCCGATGCGCTTCAAAAAAATTATCTACAAGGTCAGAAAATACGTGCAGGACGAGAAAATATACAAAGGTTCCGCACCCGCCACACCGCTGCTTAACTCGCAGTATACATCTTCCTTCATAGCCGGACTCGCCGAGCTACGCTATCTCCACTGCATGCCACTTGAAAATGCTGTCGAATACTTCCGTGCCCACGGCTTCGACCTTGACAAAGGCACCGCACAGAAGCTCGTAAGTAAGGTAAGGGTACATCTGGAAAATCTATACAAGGCGCTGGGTCAGGCAATAGTCGCGGACAATTATATCTGCGGTGACGAGACCTATCAGAAAGTGCGGCTGCAGGTGGCAACTCCTTCGGGAAGAAAGATCAAGAAAGGCTACATATGGGTGTTCGTCGGCATGACAACCGGGCTTGTGTACTTCTTCTATGACGACGGCTCCCGCTCGGCCGAAGTCTTCGAGCAACACATAAAAGGCTTCAACGGAGCCTTCCAGTGCGACTATTACTCGGGATACCGGCATATCGGAATCGGTGGGATGAGCGGGATAAAACGCTTGCCATGCCTGCAGCACATCAAGCGAAAGTTTCTCGATCTGAAAGACAATCCAAAGGCGCAGGAAATAGCAAAGCTCTTCGGACTCCTTTACCACTTCGAGCATCAGCACCGCATAGGCAAAGACGGATGGACGGCGGGAAAGCACCTTGAGTGGAGACAACGATACTCCAAGGTGATGCTCGAGAAAATCCGCATGAGACTGACAGCAGTCAAAGACCGCATCGGCGTGCCACCCGACGACCCGCTGCTCGCCGCCACCGAACATGCACTCAAACAATGGGACGAGATACCACGCATCTTTGCCTCACCCACCTACAGACTCGACAACAACGAAGTCGAGCGAATCAACCGCTACATATCCCTGACCCGTCGCCGACTTACAATCGGCTCCCACTCCGGAGCCGAAGCCGCCGCCCTGTACCACTCTCTTGCGATCACCTGCCACCGCTGCGGAGTCAACGTCTTCGACTACTTCTGCGACATAATCGACCGATGTGCCGCATGGCCGCCAAACACCCCGATCGAAAAATACCGCGACCTGCTTCCCGACCGCTGGAAACTCTCACAAAAATAG
- a CDS encoding helix-turn-helix transcriptional regulator translates to MKNRIKVERAEKDVTQQQLAEAVGVSRQTIVAIEKNRFLPSTPLALKISRFFEKPVETIFILEDTD, encoded by the coding sequence ATGAAGAACAGGATTAAGGTTGAGAGGGCAGAAAAAGACGTAACCCAACAGCAATTAGCGGAGGCTGTAGGGGTTAGTCGGCAAACTATCGTTGCTATCGAGAAGAATCGTTTTCTGCCATCAACACCGCTTGCACTCAAAATTAGTCGGTTCTTCGAAAAGCCGGTCGAAACAATATTTATCCTTGAAGATACAGATTAA